A part of Desulfotomaculum nigrificans DSM 574 genomic DNA contains:
- a CDS encoding CooT family nickel-binding protein, which translates to MCEANAYFKVGDQEELLLENVDKVIPQENWLLLEDIFGHRKLVRARIKELSLVDHKIYLEKLEQ; encoded by the coding sequence ATGTGCGAGGCCAACGCCTATTTTAAAGTAGGGGACCAGGAGGAACTTTTATTGGAGAATGTAGATAAAGTAATTCCTCAGGAGAACTGGTTGTTATTGGAGGATATTTTCGGCCATCGCAAGCTTGTTAGGGCCCGGATTAAGGAGTTATCCCTGGTGGATCATAAGATTTACCTGGAAAAGCTGGAGCAATAA
- a CDS encoding Ger(x)C family spore germination protein has translation MKKRILVFVFLILQIVFTSGCWNRREPGELGLVAAVGLDKDGENKVKLTVQIIKPGEIKAPVSKGGPGSPKAVWVVSSTGNTSFEAVRDFVNQTGRRLFWAHNKVIIIGEELAADGVVRYLDFFIRDPELRRRSFVLVARGKAEEILQAEHPLEKIPATAIEGSTKAGKNSSTSAVVNLKQFVDMLTSDSRDPVASRIELTPEEAPKKRGIETTEGGGKEETVNRFKVDGAAVFKRSKLVGWLNKTETRGMLWVTGKVDKGIVDVNCPEHNGLVSIEVIRASGKIKPVIKDGEITVNVDIKTEGNLGEQACQLDLTKPEVLHRLEEAEAAVIQEEVMAALTKAQQEFGADIFGFGEEIHRTFPREWKNLQKNWDNIYPQLKVDVKVKTLLWYTGLRSTIKVRQ, from the coding sequence ATGAAGAAAAGGATCCTCGTTTTTGTTTTTCTAATTCTACAAATTGTCTTTACTTCCGGATGTTGGAACAGACGTGAGCCCGGTGAACTGGGGCTCGTGGCCGCGGTGGGGTTAGACAAAGACGGGGAAAATAAAGTTAAACTTACCGTACAGATAATTAAGCCTGGAGAGATAAAGGCTCCGGTAAGTAAGGGTGGCCCGGGTAGTCCCAAGGCGGTGTGGGTGGTCAGTAGTACGGGTAATACCTCATTTGAAGCGGTACGAGATTTTGTTAACCAAACCGGCAGGAGGCTTTTTTGGGCCCATAACAAGGTAATTATCATCGGCGAGGAGCTGGCTGCAGATGGAGTAGTGCGGTACCTTGATTTTTTTATCCGGGATCCTGAACTGCGCCGGAGGAGTTTTGTACTGGTGGCCAGGGGAAAGGCGGAGGAAATTCTCCAAGCGGAGCATCCTTTGGAAAAGATTCCCGCTACGGCCATTGAAGGAAGCACTAAAGCCGGTAAAAATTCATCAACATCTGCTGTTGTTAACTTAAAACAATTTGTAGATATGCTTACCAGTGACAGCCGTGATCCCGTGGCGTCCAGGATTGAACTGACTCCGGAAGAGGCTCCCAAGAAGAGAGGGATAGAAACAACTGAAGGCGGGGGAAAAGAAGAGACAGTCAACCGTTTTAAGGTTGACGGAGCGGCTGTCTTTAAAAGAAGTAAGCTGGTGGGTTGGTTAAATAAAACTGAAACCAGAGGGATGTTATGGGTGACCGGAAAGGTTGATAAGGGTATTGTCGATGTGAATTGTCCTGAGCATAACGGTCTGGTGTCTATAGAGGTAATCAGGGCCTCCGGTAAAATAAAGCCGGTAATTAAGGACGGCGAGATAACTGTCAATGTTGATATTAAAACAGAAGGGAATTTGGGAGAACAGGCCTGTCAACTTGACTTAACGAAACCTGAAGTGCTTCACCGGTTGGAAGAGGCCGAGGCGGCGGTTATTCAGGAAGAAGTTATGGCGGCTTTAACTAAAGCCCAGCAGGAGTTTGGCGCTGATATTTTCGGCTTCGGGGAGGAGATCCACCGCACATTCCCCAGAGAGTGGAAAAATCTACAAAAAAATTGGGATAATATATATCCTCAATTAAAAGTTGATGTAAAGGTTAAAACATTGTTATGGTACACTGGACTTAGATCAACTATAAAGGTTAGACAATAG
- a CDS encoding S41 family peptidase: MTFWGRVVIVLVSMVFVVMLLLGGAVASNYKGLGNLIKVVTLVKGQYLYEVAPERLVEGAIKGLVGSLDDPYSVYLDKKTYSMLQEQIRGSFGGIGILVGVKDHRLTVIKPFAKTPAAKAGIKAGDIITEIGGQKTKDMDTETAVNLMRGPVGTSVELTIAREGVPQPLKFKLQREEISVPTVEGRMVPGENHIGYVAISQFTENTGNEMVQTLENLRQEGMAGLILDLRDNPGGELGSAVKIADQFIDKGPIVTIDYRVGKDITYSADPEKLNIPLVVLVNKGSASASEILAGAIKDTKVGTLVGTQTFGKGIVQTVFPLDNDTGLKLTTARYLTPNKHDIHKKGITPDMTVEEKTEPSAAKTDPQMAVALKLLREKIDR; this comes from the coding sequence ATGACGTTTTGGGGCCGGGTGGTAATTGTTTTAGTCTCCATGGTATTCGTGGTGATGTTACTGCTTGGTGGCGCCGTGGCCAGTAATTATAAAGGATTGGGCAACCTGATTAAGGTTGTTACTCTGGTCAAGGGACAGTATTTGTATGAAGTAGCACCGGAAAGATTGGTAGAAGGTGCCATCAAGGGTCTGGTAGGATCACTGGACGACCCTTACTCGGTTTACTTGGATAAAAAGACTTACTCCATGCTCCAGGAGCAAATCCGCGGCTCCTTTGGCGGCATTGGTATTTTAGTGGGGGTTAAAGATCATCGTTTAACGGTGATTAAACCCTTTGCCAAAACCCCGGCGGCCAAAGCCGGTATCAAGGCCGGGGATATTATTACCGAAATTGGCGGTCAAAAGACCAAAGACATGGACACCGAAACAGCGGTTAACCTCATGCGGGGCCCGGTGGGCACTTCGGTTGAACTAACTATTGCCCGGGAAGGGGTCCCGCAGCCCCTTAAATTTAAATTACAACGGGAAGAGATCAGTGTACCAACCGTAGAGGGCCGGATGGTCCCCGGGGAAAATCATATTGGTTATGTGGCCATTAGCCAATTCACTGAAAACACCGGCAATGAAATGGTGCAGACCCTGGAGAATTTACGCCAGGAGGGCATGGCCGGTCTGATCCTGGATCTGCGGGATAACCCCGGCGGTGAGTTGGGTTCGGCGGTGAAGATTGCCGACCAGTTTATTGATAAGGGGCCCATTGTGACCATTGATTACCGTGTGGGTAAGGATATTACCTATTCAGCTGATCCTGAGAAATTAAACATACCCCTGGTAGTATTAGTTAATAAGGGCAGTGCCAGTGCATCGGAGATCCTGGCCGGCGCCATTAAGGATACCAAAGTGGGTACCCTGGTGGGAACCCAGACCTTTGGCAAAGGTATTGTGCAGACGGTCTTTCCCCTGGATAACGACACCGGGCTTAAGTTAACCACTGCCAGATATTTAACACCCAATAAACATGATATTCATAAAAAGGGAATTACCCCGGATATGACAGTAGAAGAAAAAACTGAGCCCAGTGCGGCAAAAACCGACCCGCAAATGGCAGTAGCCCTGAAACTACTAAGAGAAAAAATAGACAGATAG
- a CDS encoding PDZ domain-containing protein, whose protein sequence is MFPFIDITPLLLQTVGAALTDPLFLVVVAVVALQYWRMGKVKESFFGLKPRGLWRDVLLAAGFGLLGGVVASCLMVLVGVTLSNSGLMYLWPLAILLMLIDARFLCFAYAGGILALSSLVLGWPQVSVPQVLGLVAVLHMVEAFLILVSGHLGAVPTFIKSPGGKVVGGFALQKFWPIPLAALIVVGHTSGPAGGISLPDWWPLIKGGLADNADNLLYTLMPVVAGLGYGDLAAARTPEQKSRISSIILAVYSMILLVLAVLAAQSRLLAVAAAIFSPLGHELVIYLGKQLELTRPPLYQPPVRGVKVLDVIPGYPAWQAGLRSGDIILEVNGMQVSSRQGLEFALGIYPQIQLTYWSARENNVIREGIEFADRHMLGILPVPEGNEENYMELSTNGPIRRWFNNRLRKQR, encoded by the coding sequence ATGTTTCCTTTTATTGATATAACCCCGTTGTTGCTGCAAACCGTCGGGGCGGCGCTGACCGACCCGCTGTTTTTGGTGGTGGTGGCCGTTGTGGCCCTGCAGTACTGGCGGATGGGCAAGGTTAAGGAGAGTTTTTTTGGCTTAAAGCCAAGGGGGTTATGGCGGGATGTGCTGCTGGCCGCCGGTTTTGGTTTGCTGGGCGGTGTGGTGGCCAGCTGCCTGATGGTACTGGTGGGAGTAACTCTATCCAATTCAGGTTTAATGTATCTCTGGCCCCTGGCTATATTGTTGATGCTGATTGATGCCAGGTTTTTATGCTTTGCCTATGCCGGAGGTATTTTGGCCCTCAGCTCTCTGGTACTGGGCTGGCCCCAAGTCAGTGTGCCCCAGGTGCTGGGACTGGTGGCGGTTTTGCACATGGTGGAGGCCTTTTTAATTCTGGTCAGCGGTCACCTGGGGGCGGTACCAACATTTATTAAAAGCCCCGGGGGTAAAGTGGTGGGAGGTTTCGCTTTACAGAAATTCTGGCCCATTCCCCTGGCTGCCCTGATTGTGGTGGGACATACCAGCGGCCCGGCTGGCGGCATCAGCCTGCCCGACTGGTGGCCCTTAATTAAAGGGGGGTTGGCGGATAATGCTGACAACCTGCTTTATACCCTCATGCCGGTGGTGGCAGGATTGGGTTACGGTGACTTAGCTGCGGCCCGGACACCGGAACAAAAGAGTCGTATTTCTTCCATTATATTAGCTGTCTACAGCATGATTCTGCTGGTGCTGGCGGTGCTGGCCGCCCAATCCCGGCTATTGGCGGTGGCGGCGGCGATATTTTCTCCTTTAGGGCATGAACTGGTGATTTACCTGGGCAAGCAATTGGAGTTAACCCGGCCGCCGCTTTACCAACCGCCGGTCCGGGGGGTTAAGGTGTTGGATGTGATTCCCGGTTACCCGGCCTGGCAGGCCGGGCTGCGCTCGGGGGATATTATTTTGGAGGTTAACGGCATGCAGGTCAGCAGTCGCCAGGGCCTGGAGTTTGCCCTGGGTATTTACCCGCAGATCCAATTGACCTACTGGTCAGCCAGAGAGAACAACGTCATCCGGGAAGGCATTGAGTTTGCCGACCGGCACATGTTGGGAATACTGCCGGTTCCCGAAGGAAATGAAGAAAACTATATGGAACTGTCCACCAACGGGCCTATCCGGCGCTGGTTTAACAACCGGTTAAGGAAGCAGCGTTGA
- a CDS encoding spore germination protein encodes MSRLLKRLTKRLGRGNSSKHKSKAPEQTTVVYEAISANLSNNLEQMKQLLGVSPDIKFREFKLAGEMHAFMVYVEELVNIAIIENNILKTLMFQAQATGDPGRRLINLNLLNKIKQSALTVGEVKEARTFSQAVEAVLSGDTAIFIEGEDTAIIAGTKQWKSRALEEPVVESVVRGPRIGFNENLMTNVMLLRRAIKSPDLQFEMRILGKYTKTNVCIVYIKSIVNPKVLAEVKKRLERVRTDDVGGASYIHEVIEDSPYSLFPTVAFTERPDTVSAKLIEGRVAILVDGTPFVMTVPTIFVEFFQSAEDYYTKYLTSSLVRWIRLLAFFITLFLPVLYVAVETFHQEMLPTSLLISMFAAKEGVPFPTFVEILIMGITFEILREAGVRMPRPVGQAVSIVGALVLGDAAVSAGLASTSAVIVTGMTAIAGFVVPIPEIIGGLMFLRLFLLVLAASFGLFGVMLGTIVILIELAAMNSFGVPYLAPFAPGNLSDLKDTLVRAPWWAMGSRPGFIGGRKMSRQGAGLKPSPSANEEKELVHNEE; translated from the coding sequence GTGAGTCGGTTGCTTAAGCGCTTAACTAAAAGGCTGGGCAGGGGAAATAGCAGTAAACATAAGAGTAAGGCTCCGGAACAAACCACTGTGGTTTACGAAGCCATATCAGCCAATTTAAGTAACAATCTGGAGCAGATGAAACAGTTGTTGGGGGTTAGTCCTGATATTAAATTTCGGGAATTCAAGTTGGCCGGAGAAATGCATGCTTTTATGGTTTATGTGGAAGAGTTGGTAAATATTGCAATAATTGAGAACAATATATTAAAAACCCTTATGTTCCAGGCTCAGGCTACCGGAGATCCCGGCCGGAGATTGATTAACCTGAACCTGCTAAATAAGATCAAACAATCGGCACTAACTGTTGGGGAGGTTAAAGAAGCCCGTACTTTTAGCCAGGCAGTGGAGGCAGTTCTTTCAGGGGATACCGCTATTTTTATAGAGGGTGAAGATACAGCCATTATTGCCGGTACCAAGCAGTGGAAATCCCGGGCGCTGGAGGAGCCTGTGGTAGAAAGTGTGGTCAGGGGGCCCCGGATAGGATTTAATGAAAATCTAATGACTAATGTTATGCTGCTCCGGAGGGCTATAAAAAGTCCGGATTTACAATTTGAAATGAGGATTCTTGGGAAATATACCAAGACCAATGTTTGTATTGTCTATATTAAAAGCATTGTCAACCCCAAGGTATTGGCGGAAGTAAAAAAGCGGCTGGAAAGAGTGCGGACGGATGATGTGGGAGGGGCCTCTTATATTCATGAGGTAATTGAGGATTCTCCCTACTCTTTGTTTCCCACCGTTGCTTTTACCGAGAGGCCGGATACAGTGTCCGCCAAGTTAATTGAGGGGAGGGTAGCCATATTGGTGGACGGCACTCCCTTTGTTATGACCGTACCTACAATATTCGTGGAGTTTTTCCAGAGTGCGGAAGATTATTACACAAAATATCTTACCAGTAGTTTAGTTCGGTGGATCAGGCTATTGGCATTTTTCATAACCTTATTTCTGCCGGTGCTATATGTGGCCGTAGAAACTTTTCACCAGGAAATGCTGCCTACCTCTCTACTCATTTCCATGTTTGCCGCCAAGGAAGGTGTTCCTTTTCCAACCTTTGTGGAAATTCTCATCATGGGTATTACCTTTGAGATTTTAAGGGAGGCCGGGGTTAGAATGCCCCGCCCGGTGGGTCAGGCGGTGAGCATTGTGGGGGCGCTGGTCCTGGGAGACGCCGCCGTATCAGCCGGACTGGCCAGTACTTCAGCGGTGATTGTGACAGGTATGACGGCCATTGCCGGATTTGTGGTTCCTATTCCGGAGATCATCGGGGGGTTAATGTTTTTACGGTTGTTCTTGCTGGTGCTGGCCGCCTCCTTTGGTCTGTTCGGGGTTATGCTGGGGACCATTGTGATACTGATTGAGCTGGCTGCTATGAATAGTTTTGGTGTTCCTTATCTAGCCCCTTTTGCCCCGGGGAACTTGTCTGATTTGAAGGATACGCTGGTGCGGGCACCCTGGTGGGCCATGGGCTCCAGGCCCGGCTTTATTGGCGGGAGAAAAATGTCCAGGCAGGGTGCCGGGTTAAAGCCGAGCCCGTCGGCCAATGAGGAAAAGGAACTGGTGCACAATGAGGAATAG
- a CDS encoding endospore germination permease: MRKRNWCTMRNRGGSREEGRISSRQELLLMTNFLLASAILLTPTGVVSEAKQDGWMAILLGMVVGIGIAALYTTLGLRFPRQTLVQYAEVILGKILGKAVGLLFVWFALHLGSVVVCNFGTFVTTTVMPETPLAAVNIAIMLVVMLVVYRGLEVFARVNEILTLLVVIATVLILLLPINELSYKNFLPVLENGWQPVLKASLVPITFPFGETVLFAMILPYINKPEQAQKGRFVAIMVGGILLTVTTMVILAIFGPTGTAERIYPTLSLARYISVAGFIERIDAIPMAIWAASGFTKISLCFYVFVTGVAQIFNLKDYKVLILPSAVLMTFLSMVIYRNILEQINFAVKIWPVYSLPFEVGIPILLLVISVIRGLKEKAR; this comes from the coding sequence ATGAGGAAAAGGAACTGGTGCACAATGAGGAATAGGGGTGGCAGCCGCGAAGAGGGCAGGATATCAAGCAGGCAGGAATTACTTTTAATGACAAACTTTCTGTTGGCCAGTGCCATCCTCCTCACCCCAACGGGGGTGGTGAGCGAAGCCAAACAGGACGGCTGGATGGCCATTCTTTTGGGGATGGTAGTGGGTATCGGCATAGCTGCACTTTACACCACCCTCGGGCTGCGGTTTCCCCGGCAAACTTTGGTCCAATACGCCGAGGTTATACTGGGAAAAATCCTGGGTAAAGCAGTGGGGCTGCTTTTTGTTTGGTTTGCCCTGCATCTGGGGTCAGTGGTTGTATGTAACTTCGGGACCTTCGTAACAACTACTGTTATGCCGGAAACACCTTTGGCGGCAGTTAATATTGCTATAATGCTGGTGGTGATGCTGGTAGTTTACCGTGGTCTGGAAGTGTTTGCCCGGGTCAATGAAATTTTAACCTTGTTGGTAGTAATCGCAACTGTTTTGATCCTGTTACTGCCTATCAATGAATTAAGTTATAAAAATTTCTTGCCGGTACTGGAAAACGGTTGGCAACCGGTGCTTAAAGCTTCGTTGGTACCGATTACTTTTCCTTTCGGTGAAACGGTTTTGTTTGCCATGATTTTACCGTACATTAACAAGCCTGAACAAGCCCAAAAAGGGCGGTTTGTGGCCATAATGGTTGGCGGTATATTGTTAACCGTAACAACAATGGTTATACTGGCCATATTCGGTCCCACCGGCACGGCTGAGCGTATCTATCCTACATTGTCTCTGGCCAGGTACATAAGTGTGGCCGGATTTATAGAGCGGATTGACGCAATTCCCATGGCCATTTGGGCAGCTTCAGGCTTTACCAAAATATCCTTATGTTTCTATGTCTTTGTCACCGGTGTGGCCCAAATTTTTAATTTAAAGGACTATAAAGTTCTTATTTTGCCATCAGCCGTACTCATGACCTTTTTATCTATGGTGATATACAGAAATATTTTGGAACAAATTAATTTTGCTGTGAAAATATGGCCGGTCTATAGCCTGCCTTTTGAAGTAGGGATTCCTATATTGTTGTTGGTTATATCCGTTATCAGAGGCCTTAAGGAGAAAGCAAGATGA
- a CDS encoding murein hydrolase activator EnvC family protein, protein MRRWTKGLVSLGVGLALLAGTLSPVIASPSLEQQLNHVRNQLNQKKSEEKQTKIEVRDYSRQLAAINSSINERNQQIKDLEGALEAATAKLNSTKRELAAAEKRLDESNRLLQKRVKGMYQSGPVSYLEVLLNAGSFSDFTNRLEFLRRMVESDAQMVDRISAEKAQIEKYKRSLDAKVQQIAAMKREHEAAKQKLAQAQSEKAALLSEAQKNLKETAAAIDKLEAQEDAILRQIAIQNAQKGGTYSGGPFIWPLPGYTRVSSPFGNRMHPILNQNRFHAGIDIPAPTGTTVIAPANGTVIYSGSMTGYGNVVMIDHGGGVVSLYGHLSAKLVSNGQTVTKGMPIALVGNTGMSTGSHLHFEVRKNGTPVSPYGYL, encoded by the coding sequence GTGCGAAGATGGACTAAAGGACTAGTGTCCCTGGGTGTGGGACTGGCTTTACTGGCCGGCACCTTGTCGCCGGTAATAGCGTCCCCGTCCCTGGAACAGCAACTAAACCATGTCCGTAATCAACTAAACCAAAAGAAATCCGAGGAGAAGCAAACAAAGATTGAGGTGCGAGATTACAGCCGGCAACTTGCCGCCATTAACTCCTCCATTAACGAACGGAACCAGCAAATTAAAGATTTGGAGGGCGCCTTGGAGGCAGCCACGGCCAAACTCAATAGCACCAAACGGGAGCTGGCCGCAGCAGAAAAGCGCCTGGATGAGAGCAACCGCCTGTTGCAAAAGCGGGTCAAAGGCATGTACCAAAGCGGTCCGGTTAGTTACCTGGAGGTTTTGTTAAACGCCGGGAGTTTTAGCGATTTCACCAACCGGTTAGAGTTTTTGCGCCGGATGGTGGAAAGCGATGCGCAAATGGTTGACCGTATCAGTGCTGAAAAGGCCCAAATCGAAAAGTACAAACGGTCGCTGGACGCCAAGGTGCAGCAAATAGCGGCCATGAAACGGGAGCATGAAGCAGCCAAGCAAAAGTTGGCCCAGGCCCAGAGTGAAAAGGCAGCTCTATTAAGCGAAGCCCAAAAGAACCTTAAGGAAACCGCAGCGGCCATTGATAAATTGGAAGCCCAGGAAGATGCCATCTTAAGGCAAATTGCCATCCAAAACGCCCAAAAGGGTGGTACTTATTCCGGCGGGCCCTTCATTTGGCCCCTGCCCGGATACACCAGGGTATCTTCTCCCTTTGGTAACCGGATGCACCCCATTTTAAACCAGAACCGCTTCCATGCCGGAATTGACATACCTGCTCCCACCGGCACCACCGTGATCGCGCCGGCCAATGGCACCGTGATCTATTCCGGCTCCATGACCGGCTACGGTAACGTAGTGATGATTGACCATGGCGGCGGGGTGGTGAGCCTGTATGGGCACCTGTCGGCCAAGTTAGTTAGCAACGGACAAACGGTGACCAAGGGAATGCCCATCGCCCTGGTAGGCAACACCGGCATGTCCACCGGATCGCACCTGCACTTTGAAGTGCGCAAAAACGGTACTCCAGTGAGTCCCTACGGTTATTTATAG
- a CDS encoding uracil-DNA glycosylase: MSLEQLALDIQGCTRCGLAAGRTNIVFGDGNPSGKLMLIGEGPGKDEDEQGRPFVGRAGQLLDRILAAINLTRQDVYIANIVKCRPPNNRVPTRAEAVACLPYLYRQIELIKPRIIVLLGSTALQNLIGPEARITKMRGQWLESKSGIKIMPTFHPAAVLRDPNKRRPVWEDFQKIQEEYLRLK; encoded by the coding sequence ATGAGTCTGGAACAGTTGGCTTTAGATATACAGGGTTGTACCAGGTGCGGCCTGGCGGCGGGTAGGACCAACATCGTCTTTGGTGATGGAAATCCCAGTGGCAAGTTAATGTTAATTGGCGAGGGTCCCGGTAAAGACGAGGATGAGCAGGGCCGCCCCTTTGTGGGCCGGGCCGGTCAATTACTGGACCGCATCCTGGCCGCCATCAATTTAACCCGGCAGGATGTTTATATCGCCAATATTGTTAAATGCCGCCCCCCCAATAACCGGGTACCCACCCGGGCAGAGGCTGTTGCCTGCTTGCCTTATTTATACCGGCAAATCGAATTAATCAAGCCCCGCATCATCGTACTGTTGGGCAGCACTGCTCTGCAAAATTTAATCGGCCCCGAGGCCCGCATCACCAAGATGCGAGGCCAGTGGCTGGAGAGTAAAAGCGGTATCAAGATCATGCCCACCTTCCACCCGGCAGCGGTACTGCGGGACCCCAACAAACGCCGCCCGGTGTGGGAGGATTTTCAGAAGATTCAGGAGGAGTATTTACGTTTGAAATAA
- a CDS encoding TetR/AcrR family transcriptional regulator: MVQRLSSVERKSQIIKATLDIISERGFGNITTAEIANRVGISEGAVFKHFSSKAEILQEVLIFIRNTLLPLAQNVAREEISPDKKLKKILYNKFQFFTMYPGVPKVIFSEQVHLADEYLKNLLLTTVKSYSQVIHNIIEEGMEKGLFKRDIDLQLATEAYLGLIQVNVFKWSLMGHTWCLTDRVDKIINYFIKTLL; encoded by the coding sequence ATGGTGCAAAGGCTTAGCTCTGTTGAGAGAAAAAGTCAAATAATAAAAGCTACTTTAGATATCATTTCGGAAAGGGGGTTTGGCAATATCACCACCGCGGAAATAGCCAACCGGGTGGGAATATCGGAAGGGGCTGTTTTTAAGCATTTTAGCAGTAAAGCAGAGATACTGCAGGAAGTTTTAATTTTCATTAGAAATACACTGCTGCCATTGGCTCAAAATGTAGCCAGGGAAGAAATCTCACCTGACAAAAAACTTAAGAAGATTCTTTACAACAAGTTTCAATTTTTTACCATGTATCCCGGTGTACCCAAAGTAATTTTTTCGGAACAAGTTCACCTGGCTGACGAGTACTTGAAGAATTTATTGTTAACCACAGTAAAAAGTTATAGTCAAGTTATACATAATATTATTGAAGAAGGTATGGAAAAAGGTCTCTTTAAAAGGGATATCGATTTGCAGCTGGCTACGGAGGCCTACCTGGGACTTATTCAGGTAAATGTTTTTAAGTGGTCTTTAATGGGTCATACCTGGTGTCTTACGGATCGGGTAGATAAAATTATTAACTACTTCATTAAAACACTGTTATAA
- a CDS encoding DUF3243 domain-containing protein, protein MLDLSKADTSWENWKKYLGQAMEFAEELGISKAKIETYAMTAGTILAENVPPANPEQKAVKELWEVADKDEQQVLARLMTKLASRSR, encoded by the coding sequence ATGTTGGATCTGAGCAAAGCCGACACCAGTTGGGAAAATTGGAAAAAATACCTGGGACAAGCCATGGAATTTGCCGAAGAATTAGGTATTTCCAAGGCCAAAATCGAAACCTATGCTATGACTGCCGGAACAATTCTGGCCGAAAACGTTCCGCCGGCCAACCCTGAGCAAAAAGCCGTTAAGGAATTGTGGGAAGTAGCAGATAAAGATGAGCAGCAGGTACTGGCCCGGCTGATGACCAAATTGGCCAGCCGTTCTCGCTAA
- a CDS encoding efflux RND transporter periplasmic adaptor subunit, which produces MVLKNKRMILIVIGLAVVIMTGLAVMKFKGTRMVQAPRVNKIPVETAQVKMGPISADLTYTGTVVSNNDSVISAKIMGRITSLPVKEGDRVKKGDILAVIDDSEYKGKVNTLRQRVNTAELNYKFLDQQLGKYEQLFQAQAISEQNYLQYKLQRDVAASQLEEAKFALREVEVALENTYIKAPFDGVVNSLQSQLGDMAVAGKPILILSDTSKLKAQVRVTETDLEMIKENMEVVLISPLLPQSLKSKVAKIFPSAEPQTHTTIVEIPIPGAMLKPGTSVDVSFLTGNKEKTLVVPTGAVEETKSGAYVYVVKDGKAVKRSVKTGIKGDNLVEIIEGVTAGEEIITSNLSKVTDGKEVYVFRREGGDK; this is translated from the coding sequence ATGGTTTTGAAAAACAAAAGAATGATATTAATCGTTATTGGTTTGGCAGTTGTTATAATGACCGGGCTGGCAGTAATGAAGTTTAAGGGAACCCGGATGGTGCAAGCCCCCCGGGTAAATAAAATTCCGGTGGAAACCGCTCAGGTGAAGATGGGTCCCATATCCGCCGACCTTACTTACACAGGGACGGTGGTTTCCAACAATGATTCGGTTATATCGGCTAAGATAATGGGCCGCATAACAAGTCTGCCTGTCAAGGAAGGGGACAGGGTTAAAAAGGGAGATATCCTTGCTGTAATTGATGACAGTGAATACAAGGGTAAAGTCAATACTTTGCGCCAGCGGGTAAATACCGCAGAATTAAACTACAAGTTTCTTGACCAGCAACTTGGTAAGTACGAACAACTCTTTCAGGCACAAGCCATATCGGAACAAAATTATCTGCAATATAAACTTCAACGGGATGTGGCGGCCAGCCAATTAGAAGAAGCTAAATTCGCTTTACGGGAGGTGGAAGTGGCTTTAGAGAATACTTACATAAAGGCTCCTTTTGACGGAGTGGTTAATTCCCTGCAGAGCCAATTGGGCGATATGGCTGTGGCAGGAAAACCCATCTTAATTTTATCAGATACAAGTAAGTTAAAGGCCCAGGTCCGGGTAACCGAAACGGATCTAGAGATGATCAAGGAAAACATGGAGGTGGTTCTGATATCACCCCTGTTACCCCAAAGTTTAAAGTCAAAGGTGGCCAAAATATTTCCATCGGCAGAACCCCAGACCCACACCACGATAGTGGAAATCCCCATCCCGGGGGCAATGTTAAAACCGGGAACCAGTGTTGATGTCAGTTTTTTAACCGGAAATAAAGAGAAGACATTAGTGGTGCCAACCGGAGCGGTTGAGGAAACGAAATCCGGAGCCTATGTGTATGTAGTCAAAGACGGCAAGGCCGTTAAAAGATCGGTCAAAACCGGTATTAAAGGAGATAACCTGGTGGAAATCATAGAGGGCGTTACAGCAGGTGAAGAGATTATAACTTCTAACCTGAGTAAGGTAACCGATGGTAAAGAGGTATATGTGTTCAGGAGGGAGGGTGGTGATAAGTGA